A region of Dioscorea cayenensis subsp. rotundata cultivar TDr96_F1 chromosome 5, TDr96_F1_v2_PseudoChromosome.rev07_lg8_w22 25.fasta, whole genome shotgun sequence DNA encodes the following proteins:
- the LOC120260054 gene encoding ribosome-recycling factor, which produces MALLLRRALSSKALFSLRDQRHFRTLSHFPKLLTGEIVREAPLRDNCPADRLGFNFFVGNRRGLAKGRKSKDEDESDTVRAVPDMGPVKTTAQSQMDAAVVALARELSKLRTGRASAGMLDHVIVETGGVKLSLNRVAVVSVIDAQTLSVMPYDPNTLKALEQAIVSSPLGINPTPDSQRLIAAIPPLTKENVQALCKVVAKSAEDVKQSIRRARQKALDSIKKAASSLPKDDIKRLEKEVDEMTKRFVKTADDMCKAKEKEISGS; this is translated from the exons ATGGCGCTTCTTCTCAGGCGAGCTCTCTCGTCCAAAGCGCTCTTCTCTCTCCGAGATCAGCGCCATTTCCGCACTCTATCTCACTTTCCCAAGCTCCTCACAGGCGAGATTGTCAGAGAAGCTCCTCTTCGGGACAATTGCCCTGCCGATCGATTGGGTTTCAATTTCTTTGTGGGAAACCGAAGAGGCCTCGCTAAGGGCCGCAAATCGA AGGATGAGGATGAGAGTGATACGGTTCGAGCGGTTCCTGACATGGGGCCTGTGAAGACAACGGCGCAGTCGCAGATGGATGCAGCAGTCGTGGCTTTGGCGAGGGAGTTGAGTAAGCTCCGGACTGGGAGAGCTTCTGCTG GAATGCTCGATCATGTTATTGTGGAGACAGGTGGCGTGAAGTTGTCTCTGAACCGTGTTGCAGTTGTGTCTGTCATTGATGCGCAGACGCTCTCAGTGATGCCTTATGATCCCAAT ACTTTGAAGGCACTAGAACAGGCTATTGTTTCATCTCCATTGGGTATAAATCCAACTCCAGATAGTCAAAGGTTAATTGCGGCAATCCCACC GCTAACCAAGGAAAACGTGCAG GCACTGTGTAAAGTGGTTGCTAAATCAGCTGAAGATGTTAAGCAAAGTATCCGACGAGCACGTCAAAAG GCGTTGGATTCAATTAAAAAGGCAGCATCAAGTCTTCCCAAGGATGACATAAAGAGGCTGGAAAAAGAA GTTGATGAGATGACCAAGCGATTTGTTAAAACAGCTGATGACATGTGCAAGGCAAAAGAGAAGGAGATCAGTGGAAGTTAG